CAGGCCGAAGGTCCCGCCAAAGGCGGTGAGGCAGAATAGCCCCGCGACTTTTTTTAATCAAATTCGGATTTATATGCTTCTAGTGCATCGGGAAACGGTTCTAAAACACGCTCTATAACACCCTGAACGAAAGAAATGCAAAGGCCGTAATTTGTTATGGCAACGCCACTTGAGTGTGCCTGCTGTATTCGCGAAAGCATCTGCACGCGGTTTAACATACATCCTCCGCAGTGAACTACCAATTTGTATTGCGAAAGATTTTCGGGATAATCCATTCCACAAGAATGATCTATTTCAACGCTTGCACCGGTATATTGTTTTATCCAACGAGGTATTTTTACACGGCCAATATCATCTTCCAAAGCATGGTGTGTGCACGACTCGGCAATAAGAACTTTATCTCCGCGTTTTAACTTGCCAAGCGCTGCCGCGCCACGCGCCATTTCTGACAGGTTGCCTTTAAGACGCGCAAAAAGTATTGAGAAAGTTGTACATTTAATATTCTTGGGAACATCAGCCAGAGTTTTTAGTACAACTTGGGAGTCGCAAACAACTATGCTTGGTTTTATGTTAATTGAGCTTAGAGCAAATGACAGCTCGCGCTCTTTTACAACAAGGCACATTGCGTCTGAATCAAGTGCTTCGCGTATTGTTTGCACTTGAGGCAATATAAGCCGCCCCTTTGGGGCTTGTAAATCAATTGGAACTACCATTACAGCCAAACCACCCGCGCCAACTAAATCGCTTATAAGCGGCGGGGGGTTAAGAAAATCTGCCGAACAAATAGAAATTATTTTGGATTTAAACACCTCAAGTAGTTTTTCTCTATCTTCCAAATCTATTGAGCAAGCGGTTATGTAGTTTTTTGACTTTTCTTTTATTAGCTTTAAAAAGTTCTCTGAAGGTGCTTTCAAGTCAACTTTGTTTATAACAACAATAAACGGCAATTTGCGTTCCGTTGCATTTTGCGCGATGTAATCTTCAAACTCACCCCACACTTCGCTTTCAACAACTACCACAACAACATCTGCCCTTTGAAAAACTTTTTTTGTTTTCCCAACCCTTAATGTTCCAAGCTCACTTTTGTCGTCTATTCCAGCTGTATCTATAAAAAGCACAGGGCCAATAGGCAACAGTTCCATTGCTTTTTCAACCGTATCGGTTGTTGTGCCAGGTTGTGCTGAAGTTATGGAAACATTTTGGCCGCAAAGTGTATTAATAAATGTTGACTTGCCAACATTCATACGGCCAAAAACCGCAATTTGCAACCGTAAACTTTTTGGTGTGGTATTCATATATCTTCAATTATCCTCAATTAAAATTCACTACTATCCGATATGTTTTGTCGTCTTTGTGGTTATGCTGTCATTGCGAATCCCAAAGGGGTGAAACAATCTTGTCTTAATTACCAGATTGCCGCGCTTCGCTCGCAATGACTAATTCTTTTCGCTGCAATGATCGCTATAATGACTAAAATTTTTGTTGTCGTTGCGGTCATGCTGTCATTGCGAATCCCGAAGGGGTGAAGCAATCTCATCTTAACTGATAGATTGCCGCGGGCTAAAGCCCCGCAATGACACTGGATTCCCTCTTACCCACCCGAGGCGGGTCAGCCTTGGGCTGACAATCCGAGGGAATGACAGACCTTTTCTGATACATTTTGGGATGACAAGCTACTTTATTGGCTTTAACGAATGCCCTATTGAGTAATCAATGTATTTACCAGCCGCTTTTGCCATAGCTTCATTGCAATTTACACAAGCACCTGCCGGCTCATTTATACACCGTTTATTTGGATATATTTCATAAAGTACTTTGTATTCATCTTTTGTAAAATTTGGCATTATTACATTCGCACCAACTTTTAATGCGTCTATTCTGTAATCCCTATCAAGAGAACCTAACGCGGTTGTTGCTGGAATATGAGAATTTTTTGTGACAATTCTTGTAAGCGCGACAACTTTTAATACATCTTCTGCTTTGCCAGATGGTTCATTAGCAAGGGGTGTTTGATTGTGTGCGATAAAAGGTCCTATGCCCATCATATCAAAGTTTTGTTCTCCAAAAAAAATAATATCTTTGGCAATGCTTTTAACAGTTTGACCCTTTAGCCCCACCATTATTCCAGAACCAACCTGATAACCAAGGTCTCTTAAATCTTTCAGGCAACGCAAGCGGTTACTTAAAAGCATTCCATCATGCAAGGAGTTATATAAAAACTCATCAGTACTCTCAATTCTAAGCAAGTACCTTTGAACACCAGCATTTTTCCAAAGCTTGTAATCTTCTTTTGAACGCTCACCGCATGAAAGCGTTATGGCAATGTCATACTTTTGCATTATTTGCTCAACTATTTTAGCGATTTCATTTACCGATATAGCAGGGTCTTCACCAGATTGCAAAACAACCGTTCGTACGCCTTTAGAATAAATGTGATCAACACACTTTAAAATTTCTTCTTGGCTCATTCTATAACGGTTAACATTTAAATTGTTGCGATTTAAGCCGCAATAGTGACAAGCATTTTTACAATAATTTGAAAACTCAATTATGCCGCGCAGTAGAACACCTTTGCCAACAAACTCATCGCATACTTTTTGCGAAAATGCGTATAAATCTTCAAGCCCTTGTCCTTGCTCTAATGTAAGCAAAAACTCAACATCTTCTATAGACGGTATTTTTGCGTTAAATACCCTTTGCAAAGTTTTTTGAACCACTTCATTTGCCATTATCTTTCCTGTAACCAAATGAATTAAACTCGAATTTTGCAATAGGATTTGGAATTCGTCAAAAGATACGGGACATTTTTATCCGCAAAATCCTTGCCAATGGAATTACCATTAGCTGCAGTTTTTGCTTCAAAACTGCCTCCGTCTCTTTCGCCTCGGTTCTCAAACCTATTGCAAAGTCCGTGTTAAATTTTCCGAAGAAAGCACCTGTTCAACAACTTCTTTGCCAAGATGTTTTTCTATAACAGCTATAACATCTTTTTTTTCATTGCTTGCTTCATTTATTATCTCTTCTATTTTTTTATAACCGAGCAATGGCAAAAATGCATTAACTACACCCGGGCTTTTATATAAAAGCTCTTTACATACCCGTTCATCTGCTCTGATATCTTTAATATGTTCGCAAAGTAATTTATTTGCATTTAGCAGCAAATTAACAGATTCCAACATAGCAAATGCAATTAAAGGCATATATTCGTTTATCTGTAAAGTACCGTTAGAAACGGCATCAAATATAAGTACATCATTTGCTTTTACTTTTAAGGCGCACCCAATTACCGCTTCAAGGGCAACAGGGTTAACCTTACCCGGCATTATTGAAGAGCCAGCCTGCAAAGGTTTAAGGTGAAGTTCGCCAAGCATAGCTAAAAGGCGCAGGTCTTTTGACACCTTAATTAAACTTGCAGCATTTGCCTTTAAGATACCCGACACCTCCACAAAAACATCGTTGTTTGCGGTTTGGTCAAGCAGGTTTTCACCTCTTGCAAGGCCAAACCCACTGAGTTTTCGCAGTTCCTCAATAACCAAAAACACATATTTGCGCGGTGCGCCCAATGCAGTGCCCACGGCCGTTCCGCCTATATTTACTAATCTAAGGCGCTCCTCGCACTTAAAAACACGCCAGCGGTCTCTGCTAAATGCTTCAGCAAAAGCACCAAACTCCGCGCCTAATGTTATAGGCACGGCATCTTGCATTTGAGTGCGGCCAATTTTAACTATGCTGCTAAACTCTTTTTCTTTTTTTTGAAGTTCACCCTGCAAAGAGGCAATTTCACTACTCAATTCTCTTATGCAGTTTATTGCCGCAATTTTTAATGCAGTTGGAAAAACATCGTTTGTTGACTGATGCATATTTACGGTTTCAATTGGGTCTATTATTTTATAACTGCCTTTTTTTTCACCAAGCAGTTCAAGCGCGCGATTTGCAATAACTTCATTCATGTTCATATTTATAGAAGTACCCGCACCACCTTGCAAGGCATCAAGAATGAATGCGTAATTCAAAGTCCCATTTATTATTTCATCACAGGCAGTTAAAATAGCTTGTGCTTTTTTTTCTTCAATATAGCCAAGTTTAAAGTTTGAAAGCATACACGCTTTTTTAACAAGTGCCAATGCGCTAATTAATCTGGGTGATATTTTATAACCGCTTAAGTTGAAATTAGCTAATGCCCTCTGGGTATGTATGCCCCAAAGTGCGCTTTCATCAATTTCCATTTCACCAAGTAAATCTTTTTCTATGCGTTTAGCCATTTTTATACCTTTTTATACTTTACTGAGAGCCGATTTAACGGAAACATTTTCAATTTGCCCAAGTTTTCCGGTTAACGCTCCGAGTTCATCGTTTGTTGCATCAACAATTAGTGTTATTACACTACAGTGCTTTTCTTTATAAGGTACACCTGTGCGAGCAACAATTAGTTCACCAAACTCACTTAACACATCATTTACAAAATGCGCACTTTTTTGCCTGCTCTCAATAACGATTCCAACAAAACCTAATCTTTTGTTCATAAAGCACTCCTTTAAATTTTTAGCTTCACCATCGCCTCTTTGGCTAACCCGCCTTTAGCGAAGTCAGCCCCCTTGGGCAGACAATGAACGAGCATTTTTATGGAGCTTTCGGCGAGGGCATGTCCTTGAGCGTCGTGGTCAAGGATGTCTAAGCCCGATTTTAACTTGCCATCTCGGGCGAGCAAAACTGGGCAATTCAGTGTCATTGCGAGGGCTTCAGCCCGTGGCAATCTAATAGTTAAGGTGAGATTGCTTCACCCCTTCGGGTTTCGCAATGACAGTAAAAACCAAGATCCCCCGCCAAAGGCGGTGAGGTAGAATAGCCCCGCGACTTAGTCTGAATTTACAATTGTAGACTTGCTCAAAAAAACTAGATTCCCGCTTACTATCCGCGGGAATGACCATCCTTCGCGGAATGCTACGGAATGGCGAACCTTACTACAAAAAATAAAAAGCCCGTCTATGCCAAACTTTAGGCAAAGACGGGTTTTATTAAAAGTTTATAAAATTTTCACAATTGAAATATGAAAATATATTTTAATAAATCCCTTTGGGTCAGAAAAAATCCTTGCCTTAGGATATTATAGTTATGCCAGCTTACTTTCTGTAAATAGGCCTTGCTTTATACTCAGTATGAAATAACTTTTTTGCTTTTTCGCTTAATGGCTTATCAAGAAACTCTTTATAAAGCTGCTGAACGAAGGGGTTTTGATGCGAACACCTTAGTTCTTTGCTTCTATCATCTTTATATATTCCTTCGGCTCTTTTTGTTCTAAACTCATCGGTTACGCCATAGGGTTGTCCCCCGCCCCCAACACAACCACCAAGGCATGCCATAACTTCAATAAAGTCATATGGCCGTTCTTGATTATTTTTCTTTGCTTCTCTAACTTTATTTAGCACATACTCAACATTACCAAGGCCATGAGCAACAGCAATGCGCACCTTTTTGCCACCAACTTCAACAACACCTTCTTTTACACCTTTAAGACCACGCACTTCATTAAATTCTATTTTTGTTTTTGCATCCGGCCCGCTTAGTATAGCATCCACAGTTCTCAATGCCGCTTCAAGCACACCACCGGTATTTCCAAAAATAACCCCGGCTCCTGCGTAATCACCAAGCATATGGTCCGGTTCTTCATCAGGCAAGTGTTCAAAATCAATACCTGCCTGTTTTATCATTCTTGCAAGCTCACGGGTGGTAAGAACTGTGTCAATGTCTTGATGGCCGGAAGCAAACATATCTGTAGAACGAGTTATTTCGTATTTTTTTGATGTACAAGGCATTATTGAAACCATAGCAATTTTTGCAGGGTCAACCTTTGCTTTTTGCGCATAGTATGTTTTGGCAAGCACGCCAACAATTTGGTGTGGTGATTTACAAGAAGAGAAATTGCCGAGCATATCAGGGAAGAACTTTTCCATATGGTCAACCCACGATGGGCAGCAAGTTGTAATAAGAGGCAGTTCCGATTTACCATGAATGAAGCGTTCAATAAACTCACTACCCTCTTCCATAATTGTAACATCTGCGCCGAAGCTTGTGTCAAACACTGCCTTAAAGCCAAGCCGTCTTAAAAGAGCGTAAATTTTGCCGGTTAGCACAGTACCCGAACCAAGCCCGAATGCTTCGCCAATGGCAACACGCACAGCCGGGGCAATTTGAGCTACACAAAACTTTTCCGGGTCTTGCAAAACCTGCCAAACTTTAGCGGTGTCGTCTTTTTCAACTATTGCCCCGGTTGGACAATGGTTTGAGCATTGACCGCAACGCACACAGGGCGAGTCGGCTAAGCGAATATCGCCGGCAGGAGAAATTCTCGTATCAATGCCTCGTTCTAAAAATGACAATGCCCAAACATTTTGCATATCTTGGCATACTTCAATGCACCTGCCACAAAGAATACATTTTGGCGGCTCAAGCACTATTGTTCCGGTTGAATCATCAATCGGCAAATCACGTAAACTTTTTTGAAATGATTCCTTTCTTA
This is a stretch of genomic DNA from Endomicrobiales bacterium. It encodes these proteins:
- the hydE gene encoding [FeFe] hydrogenase H-cluster radical SAM maturase HydE translates to MANEVVQKTLQRVFNAKIPSIEDVEFLLTLEQGQGLEDLYAFSQKVCDEFVGKGVLLRGIIEFSNYCKNACHYCGLNRNNLNVNRYRMSQEEILKCVDHIYSKGVRTVVLQSGEDPAISVNEIAKIVEQIMQKYDIAITLSCGERSKEDYKLWKNAGVQRYLLRIESTDEFLYNSLHDGMLLSNRLRCLKDLRDLGYQVGSGIMVGLKGQTVKSIAKDIIFFGEQNFDMMGIGPFIAHNQTPLANEPSGKAEDVLKVVALTRIVTKNSHIPATTALGSLDRDYRIDALKVGANVIMPNFTKDEYKVLYEIYPNKRCINEPAGACVNCNEAMAKAAGKYIDYSIGHSLKPIK
- the hydF gene encoding [FeFe] hydrogenase H-cluster maturation GTPase HydF; the protein is MNTTPKSLRLQIAVFGRMNVGKSTFINTLCGQNVSITSAQPGTTTDTVEKAMELLPIGPVLFIDTAGIDDKSELGTLRVGKTKKVFQRADVVVVVVESEVWGEFEDYIAQNATERKLPFIVVINKVDLKAPSENFLKLIKEKSKNYITACSIDLEDREKLLEVFKSKIISICSADFLNPPPLISDLVGAGGLAVMVVPIDLQAPKGRLILPQVQTIREALDSDAMCLVVKERELSFALSSINIKPSIVVCDSQVVLKTLADVPKNIKCTTFSILFARLKGNLSEMARGAAALGKLKRGDKVLIAESCTHHALEDDIGRVKIPRWIKQYTGASVEIDHSCGMDYPENLSQYKLVVHCGGCMLNRVQMLSRIQQAHSSGVAITNYGLCISFVQGVIERVLEPFPDALEAYKSEFD
- a CDS encoding NADH-dependent [FeFe] hydrogenase, group A6; the protein is MIKAIINGKKVSVEQGTTILDAAKKVFVKIPTLCKHPDLPPSAACGICVVKVKGSSKMVRACCTPIEENMDVTTQDPEIVEIRKTVLELILSRHPDSCLTCGRNNDCELQRLTADFGIRKESFQKSLRDLPIDDSTGTIVLEPPKCILCGRCIEVCQDMQNVWALSFLERGIDTRISPAGDIRLADSPCVRCGQCSNHCPTGAIVEKDDTAKVWQVLQDPEKFCVAQIAPAVRVAIGEAFGLGSGTVLTGKIYALLRRLGFKAVFDTSFGADVTIMEEGSEFIERFIHGKSELPLITTCCPSWVDHMEKFFPDMLGNFSSCKSPHQIVGVLAKTYYAQKAKVDPAKIAMVSIMPCTSKKYEITRSTDMFASGHQDIDTVLTTRELARMIKQAGIDFEHLPDEEPDHMLGDYAGAGVIFGNTGGVLEAALRTVDAILSGPDAKTKIEFNEVRGLKGVKEGVVEVGGKKVRIAVAHGLGNVEYVLNKVREAKKNNQERPYDFIEVMACLGGCVGGGGQPYGVTDEFRTKRAEGIYKDDRSKELRCSHQNPFVQQLYKEFLDKPLSEKAKKLFHTEYKARPIYRK
- a CDS encoding aspartate ammonia-lyase, which codes for MAKRIEKDLLGEMEIDESALWGIHTQRALANFNLSGYKISPRLISALALVKKACMLSNFKLGYIEEKKAQAILTACDEIINGTLNYAFILDALQGGAGTSINMNMNEVIANRALELLGEKKGSYKIIDPIETVNMHQSTNDVFPTALKIAAINCIRELSSEIASLQGELQKKEKEFSSIVKIGRTQMQDAVPITLGAEFGAFAEAFSRDRWRVFKCEERLRLVNIGGTAVGTALGAPRKYVFLVIEELRKLSGFGLARGENLLDQTANNDVFVEVSGILKANAASLIKVSKDLRLLAMLGELHLKPLQAGSSIMPGKVNPVALEAVIGCALKVKANDVLIFDAVSNGTLQINEYMPLIAFAMLESVNLLLNANKLLCEHIKDIRADERVCKELLYKSPGVVNAFLPLLGYKKIEEIINEASNEKKDVIAVIEKHLGKEVVEQVLSSENLTRTLQ
- a CDS encoding iron-only hydrogenase system regulator — protein: MNKRLGFVGIVIESRQKSAHFVNDVLSEFGELIVARTGVPYKEKHCSVITLIVDATNDELGALTGKLGQIENVSVKSALSKV